A window from Plasmodium relictum strain SGS1 genome assembly, chromosome: 7 encodes these proteins:
- a CDS encoding subunit of proteaseome activator complex, putative translates to MEGLLNKIDKIEPSDPIIREEYNKFKYDVTKQAIDSLKDRIPKRIIYFNNLVNVNSEPGTILDTKDLDSNSYKYKVNRIEENVRKKHKVNDLDDREKKKDTLDYNMKNYVNHEEKKIVIDEKVLYTHYVPSHKQIYSELEKIKAYASELIEIIGNIKLWIQLNVPRIEDGNNFGVGIQEEAIQELARVEESAFNLYDAIVKYYMERAKLSTKVIKYPNVYDYQEAIRELDEKEWIHIKITIIDMRNNYIMLYDLLYKNWEKVVKPKNEDAHHRMTF, encoded by the coding sequence ATGGAAGGTttgttaaataaaatagacaAAATAGAACCAAGTGATCCGATAATAAGAGAAGagtataataaatttaaatatgatGTTACTAAACAAGCTATAGATTCATTAAAAGATAGAATACctaaaagaataatttattttaacaatTTAGTAAATGTGAATTCAGAACCAGGAACTATATTAGATACAAAAGATTTAGATAgtaattcatataaatataaagtaaatcgtatagaagaaaatgttagaaaaaaacataaagTAAATGATTTAGATGATAgagagaaaaagaaagataCATTAGattataatatgaaaaattatgttaatcatgaagaaaaaaaaattgtaattgATGAAAAAGTTTTGTATACTCATTACGTACCTTCTCATAAACAGATATATTCTGAAttggaaaaaataaaagcataTGCATCTgaattaatagaaataattgGAAATATTAAGCTTTGGATACAATTAAATGTTCCTAGAATAGAAGATGGTAATAATTTTGGAGTAGGTATACAAGAAGAAGCAATTCAAGAATTAGCTAGAGTAGAAGAAAGtgcttttaatttatatgatGCCAttgtaaaatattatatggAAAGAGCAAAACTATCAACAAAAGTTATAAAATATCCCAATGTCTATGATTATCAAGAAGCTATTAGAGAGTTAGACGAAAAGGAATGGATTCATATTAAAATTACTATCATAGATATGaggaataattatattatgctttatgatttattatataaaaattgggAGAAGGTTGTCAAAccaaaaaatgaagatgCGCATCATAGAATgacattttaa
- a CDS encoding apicoplast ribosomal protein L35 precursor, putative, whose protein sequence is MKYFLFKLILFIFSLDFSDEKKNINVINKELYLNKVNDNIKRKINYIYFLKNKYSEKKEKKQRKLYKFLFIKMNINFIKNMNNFKLYVRGITNIKPKTNKSIAKRFKITKNGKLIRKKAGRNHMLRKKTSSNKSSLRKRTTIASGRIAKKYKSVIFK, encoded by the coding sequence atgaagtatttcttatttaaattgatattatttattttttccctAGATTTTtcagatgaaaaaaaaaacatcaatgtaataaataaagaattgtACTTGAATAAAGtgaatgataatataaaaagaaaaattaactatatatattttttaaaaaacaaatattcagaaaaaaaagaaaaaaaacaaagaaaattatataaattcctatttataaaaatgaatattaattttataaaaaatatgaataatttcaAATTATATGTTCGTGGAATAACTAATATCAAGCCGAAAACAAATAAATCAATAGCTAAACGatttaaaataacaaaaaatggaaaactaattagaaaaaaagcTGGTAGAAATCATAtgttaagaaaaaaaacttCATCTAATAAATCTTCATTAAGGAAAAGAACTACAATAGCTTCTGGAAGAAtagcaaaaaaatataaaagtgttatttttaaatag
- the PDF gene encoding peptide deformylase, putative, translating into MDILKYYLILILIEHYFTTSLEYIINKKVNFYIKYYKTNNTSKKKNVIIQLTRENDKEIKIVKYPNPILRKKCEEVVNFDENLKNTIRSMFNIMYENKGIGLSAPQVNISKRIIVWNALYEKRKAENERIFINPSIVEQSLIKTKAVEGCLSFPNIEGKIERPSIVSISYFDLNGNKHLKILKGIHSRIFQHEYDHLNGILFIDRMTQSEKKKIKAKLNQLIHEYKNIYSETPAI; encoded by the exons AtggatatattaaaatattatttaatattaatattaatagaaCACTATTTTACAACATCTTTAGagtatataattaataaaaaagtgaatttttacataaaatactataaaacaaataatactagcaagaaaaaaaatgtaataattcAGTTAACAAGGgaaaatgataaagaaataaaaattgttaaaTATCCAAATCCAAtactaagaaaaaaatgtgaAGAAGTTGTTAATTttgatgaaaatttaaaa AATACTATTAGAAGTATGTTTAATATTATGtatgaaaataaaggaaTCGGTTTATCAGCACCTCAAGTAAATATAAGTAAAAGAATTATAGTATGGAATGCActatatgaaaaaagaaaagctGAAAATGagagaatttttattaatccaAGTATAGTTGAACAAAgtttaattaaaacaaaagCAGTTGAAGGGTGCTTATCGTTCCCAAATATTGAAGGAAAGATAGAAAGACCAAGCATAGTTTCAATTAGCTATTTTGATTTAAATGGAAACAagcatttaaaaattttaaaaggaATACATTCTAGAATATTTCAACATGAATATGATCATTTAAATGGCATCTTATTTATTGATAGGATGACTcaaagtgaaaaaaaaaaaattaaagcaAAGTTAAATCAACTAATAcatgaatataaaaacatttattCTGAAACTCCAgctatttaa